Genomic DNA from Hyphomicrobiaceae bacterium:
GCCATGAAGCGTTTGAAGACTGGCGATTGGGTTGTGGTTGCGGACGGTGCACGCGGACTTGTACTCGTCAATACGGGCACAGCGTTGGAGCCGGAGCTGAGCACGGTGCGGACCTATGGCCAGGACAACCCCAAAACCAGCGAGCTTGGCCGCGACAAGCCAACACGCACTTTCGAATCCGTCGGCACCCGCAGATCGGCTGCTGAGGTTCCCGATCTCCATCAGCGAGCAGAAGACC
This window encodes:
- a CDS encoding host attachment family protein; translated protein: AMKRLKTGDWVVVADGARGLVLVNTGTALEPELSTVRTYGQDNPKTSELGRDKPTRTFESVGTRRSAAEVPDLHQRAEDRFVGEIIAELTKDASDKAFDKVVIVAPPVALGEMRKVASEGLAAKVSAWIDKDLTKEPITSITKTVVRELEG